The segment AAAGTAAAATATTCCTTGGCAATTGGTCCAAATCAAACAAATTAACTTTGAGAACTTTATTTTGTTCCTTAAGCACTCTTTTCTGGAACGATTTCTTTAAGCTCTCCTTTCTCAATCTCTTTTAATAAACCCCTTACAACGCCCCACATGGGAGCACCGGTTGCAAAAGCCAGTATTAATGAGGATACAAATGAATTAAAGGGAGAGAAAGTAAATATTTCGAGTACGCCTGTAAACATTATTGTGAATCCAGCAAGTATTGAGCAATAGCTTGTTATCGATAAGAATCCTTCTAATGGAAGCGGTGAAATCCTTTTATCCTTCCATTTTTGAATCTTTATTTGGATCACGTATATAAAGACAAAGGAGAAAAAAACAATAAATGATCCTCCAATCCAAGCAATCGTTTTAATTTCAATCATAGTCACACAATACATTAGTAGGCTTTTCACTTCCTAATGGATATAGCTATTTGACTTGAAAACTCTCTTGGTTACGATCCCTCTTAAAGCGAGTCTTGTTAATGTTGAAGTGATATATATGGCTGGAAAGCCTGGCTGGGAGTAGTAAATGGAATTCCCTTATTAATTATTATTCAAAACTTTTGACAGCACACTCATACCCTGACTCTTGCACGTTTTTGTTTTTGTCCACTATGAGCTCTAGGGCACAATCACAGTAATTTTCTATAGAATTCTCAGAAACACCTTTAATTGCAATGTTCTCTTTTGCGCTAGCAATACAATCTACCAGTTGTTCTTTTTCATATGCACTTGCTGATGAAGCAAATATTACTAGAGCAAAAACAACCAAAGGGATAAGGAAAACTTGCTTGAATCTGTTCATATAATCATTCATGAGGAAAATATTCTGTATTCACCTAAAAGATAGTTGCAAGCTAGAAATATTTTCTTAGATTTCAAAATATTTTTTACATACAGTTGAATTAGGATGAGGTGATTTTATCAGGTGACTTAGGCTACTTAGATAAGTTCGCTCTAATAGCAAGCAAAACATATACCTACTTACCCTCTAGGACAAGCAAATCTAGAAGATGAATATCTGATGGGACTTGCCAATCCATTCACTTTATAAATAAACAGAAGGAGGGCTATAGCTTTGATTGTTTGCTAGAAACTCAGATCTACTGTTTATAACTTATATAGCCTTTGAGAAATCACTCCTCTTCTTGCCTTGCGTAATAGAAGAATTGACTCATCCCAAAAAATGCACCCAACCCACAAAGTGCTGGACCCAAATTGAAACCTCCTGAGGGCTTTATGATCCCTATGTCCGAAGGATGAGGAAGTTGGGTTGCAAAATCAAGAAGGTGGTTAGGATCAATCATTGGAATTCGGATGAATAGCTTTTTATAAATAACCGCAGGTTGCCACTTTGCTAAACCCGCGCAGAGGGACTTTACATGAGGTTTAATAAAAGAAAAGCAATGTCAACTGAAGATTGACAAACTAATAAAGATAAAGACCTTTAACTATTCTGTAGATATTTATTTGGCTGCATGTAGTGTTCGTGAGGTATAACGCCGTTTTCGCACAAAAAAAGATTATGCAGACCTACGGTAATCCAGATGTCACTTATGACTATTGGGCTGGTAATGCTTCAGTTACCAATCTTTCTGGTCGATTTATTGCCTCGCATGCTGCCCACACTGGCTTGATTGCCTTTGGCGCCGGTTCAAACACTTTGTTTGAGCTTTCACGTTTTGATCCCTCCTTGCCTATGGGTGATCAGGGGTTAATATTCCTCCCTCACCTAGCAACCATTGGAGTTGGTTTTGACGAAGCAGGTGTTTGGACTGGGGCAGGTGTATTAACTATTGCAATAGTTCATTTAATCCTCTCTATGGTTTATGGAGCAGGAGGTTTAATGCATGCCATTTATTTCCCAGATGATATGCAGAAGAGCAATGTTGCTCAAGCTAGAAAGTTTAAGTTGGAATGGGACAACCCTGACAACCAAACTTTTATTCTTGGTCACCATTTAATTTTGTTTGGCATAGCCTGTGCTTGGTTTGTTGAATGGGCAAGAATACATGGGATATATGATCCAGCCATTGGTGCAGTTAGGCAGGTTAATTACAACCTTGACTTGTCAATGATTTGGGAAAGACAAGTTGACTTCTTAAGTATTGATAGCTTGGAAGATGTCATGGGGGGGCATGCTTTCTTGGCATTTGTAGAGATTATTGGTGGCTGTTTTCATGCAATTGCAGGCTCCACTAAATGGGAAGACAAACGCCTTGGTTCATACGACAAACTAAAGGGAAAGGGTTTGCTTTCTGCCGAAGCAATTCTATCTTTCAGCCTTGCAGGTATTGGTTGGATGGCTATTGTGGCCTCTTTCTGGGTTTCTCAAAATACAACCGTTTTCCCAGTTGAATTTTATGGAGAACCTTTAAACCGCGCTTTCATAGTTGCTCCGGCTTTTGTGGACTCTATTGATTACTCTAATGGCATAGCCCCTTTAGGCCATTCTGGACGTTGCTGGACAGCTAATTTCCATTACATAGCTGGTTTCTTTGCATATCAGGGTCATCTTTGGCATGCGCTCCGTGCCATGGGGTACAACTTTAAAGACATAGGTGCCAAATTGAACTTTGGTAATGCAACATAGGCTTTTCTAAAAGTTCAATAAATCTCAGAACTTTTTTGTAAATGCTTGTTTGTCTAGATAGAGGCCCTTAAGACTTCAAACTAGATAAAAACTTTTCAATCAGATTTTCACAGGGCTGGCATTTTGCCAGTCCTTTTTTTGTAGAAATCGCAAAGCAAGCACTTGCATATGCTTTTATCTAAAGGATTATTAGATAAGAATTCAAGTTAAGAGTATGAACGATGAGAATTGGAAAGAAGAATTCAAGGAATGGAATCCTAATCTCAAGCCTTACCAAATTAAATTGCTTGATGAAGGAGCTAAAAGTAATAGTCAGACGCTCATGCTTAGTGACATGTGGCTTAAATGGAAAGGCCTTGCAGTCCAAAGAAAGCTGAATGAGATTGACAACAATCAGATTGGCTTGGATCCTTGGGATGATAGGAGTTCAGAGATTCCCCAACCTTGTAAAGGCTTAACCCCTTTAGAGATCGATGAGGAACTTTTAAAGAAAGTAAAGTCACTATGAAATTTTGCTTATCTTAAGAAGCGTTGAGATTGCTCCAAGATTGGATAGTCGTTGCACCCTTAAGAAGACTTAATTATTTAAAAGGCATTAACTTTTCACAAATGATTCTGCTAATAAACGAAATTGCGTCAAACTATGTTTTAAAGGCAGAACCATTTAGCAATGCACTTATTAAATCTCTTCGCAATGTATGGCCAACCAGGAGTCCCATGGGATTTCTACCTACTTACTTTTTTTCATGCTTTGTTTGTTATACCAGTGCATATAGTCCTTTTCCGTTGGAGGGCTAAAGAAGGCTATACCAGTTTCTATGCTAAGGATATTTATCCAGCAGTCGTCAAGAAATAGGTATTGCTGAAGCATTCTTATTTACAAGCATCAGAAAAGCCGCATTTTTAAACGGCTTTTTTGATGCTTATTTAATGAAATATTTAATTAATCTATCTTTGTTTGATTTGGGTGGTTGCCTGCCTTTGATAGGTTTGGAATAGATAGTTCAAGCTGTTTCCAATCTAAAGAATCTTTGGCGGGGAAATTTTCTAGCCAGGCAATAGGTATTGAGACAAGAACCAGAAATGAAAAATTAACTATTTTAGCTATAAACTATTTTCCTTTTGATTAGGAGTGCATTTGTTGTAGAGCTGGAATGATTAAAATCTATGGACTCTAAAAGTTAGAATCATAGATTACAAATAGAGCTGGATTAATAGTTGTAATATTCATATTAAACTTATTCAAAATATTATAAAGCTATGCTACCGAATTCTCTTATGCAATTTCTGTCTATATGGCTTGTAAAGATTTAGAGCTTATTTAAAAACCTCCTTGTTTAATTATATTTATAGCAATAGGCGCTATACAAATAACTGCTATGAGAGCTGTTATTGCTATGCGAACTAATGGTAGTATTTTGTCAGGTTTCATAGGCTCAACTCCACCTTCCCGATTCTTTTCTGTACCTTCTGTGGTGAACATTTTTGTAAGAATCTTATCTTTAAATGTCATAAATTATTCTTTTTAATGCAATAACTATATCGCATTAAGGAATGAAAGATAGCATTTTTGATCTCTAGTAATTTAAAATGATTATCAAAGGCCTTATGCAGTAATGAGTTTATTTTCTCTTTTGTGCTTTGGGGTTTAATCGAACTGGCAGAATGGATGAGATACTCTAATGAATGCTCCTTAATGAAAAATGCTTTTTTCTTGGTAGTTGATACCTATCAAAACCAGATGGAAGCACAATATAGTGAAGTCTCTATGCTCACTAATTTGTTTACAGAAAATAAATTCTTTGGATGGGCTGGATTAGCTGCAATTGCTATTGCAATAGGAGTCATCCTTTGGAGCTTTTACCCAGAGGATGAATACTAACAATTTGACTTTCTACTGAACTCTACATTTTTTGAGTGACAAGAACTTTAGAAATCTTTTGTGGGTTTGATTTTTAAATATGGTTTTTTAAAAAGAATACTCGTTTATAAATTGATGCAATGCATTTTGGGGTTTATTGCGACCAAAGCACAGCATTGCTTGAACCCATTTGGATAAGTATGAATAAAAAAGCCTTTGATAATAACCAGCCAATGCCAAGACAAATTACAACGGTTTTGATTAGATTCATTTCTCTTTTGCATGAAGAAGGGGGGGTATTGAGATGCCCCCCTTTGAGTCCAGCCCTTATTTGTCAACCTTTGAGCTTGGACTCCTTTCAACTTTCTAGCAAGAACTTTGAAAGACTCCAAGAGCAAAAACACCTGTTTTGAGAAACGCTAATTTCGATTGCTTCTAAGAAATTAACGTTGGAGATAAATTAATAGTTTTGTTTGGCTCTGAATCAAATTTTAGCTAGTTGCAAGAGTCATTACGTTATAAAATGACTAATCTCTAAATTAATGACGTTTGGCAATTTCTACTTGTGGGGAGTGGTATGCCATTTCTTCGCTAATGCATTCAGTTGGATAGGGTATGACGTTTCTTGCAGTAAAACTAGTCCCTATTGCGAATGCTCCAATCACAAGTATCCATTTAGACCTCTCATTGGCAAGAAAATTTTTCATTAGTAGTTGCATGCATCATATAAACGATAAGCTTTCTGCTGATCTTCGCATTTTTTTAGCTTCTTTTCTAGCTCTTGAACTTCTCTTTCTGCCTCGTTTATTAACGCTAAAGACCATTCCCAATTACGCTCAATACAATGCGTTCTAGCTGAATTCCAATCCATAACTCAAAGAAATAAACGGTTTGTAGGCTTGCTATTGAAGCATGAATAGCAAATTATGGCTTTTTAACTCTTTATATTAATTCTGCCTTCACAGAGTTAGAACTTAATAGTGAGAACAGGATGCCTCAAATATGACGAACAATCATATGAGTTCTCTCAATGCTTCTGCATGAATTTATTTGCAACCTGGTTAACTATTTATAGCTAATGATCAGTATTGTTATGTCCTTGTAGTGGATTTGCCTAGGTGAAATTACACTGAATGATCAATTCATTCCTGAGAGTATGTCGCACTAGTAACCTTCAACAGTAGCTACATTCCTTGCGATATTGGTAAACGAAAATAGTCAACAAACCATTAAGACAAAGAATTCCTTGTCCTCCTATGCGAACTTTTGACTGAAGACTTTTAGCAAAAGGAGTCTCGCTAGCAGCGCTCCTCCTTGGGATGGTTCTTGCTCGACTTGTTGACAAGTACGATAGTTAACTAGTAGTATACCTGTACTACTAAAGAAGATACATGGCTCCAGCTTCCTCACCTTATGCCGTTTTTAGGGCATCTGATTGGAGCCCTGTAGTAGCCTCTCCTATCGGTATTGGTCAATGCATTCGCTTAACTCCCAAAAAGTACTACCAAACAAAAAATGCGCCGAAGAAGAAGGTTGGGGCTATCTCGAAGAAGGAACACTCAGGATGTCACGTTCAGCTTGCGTTTGCATGACTTGCCAATATTTTGGCTATGCATGCGATATGTATTCCAAATCACTACTTACATGCCGTGCCCACCATAAGCTTATCCCCCAAGGATCGCATTTGACCTGTAGATGTCCTTTATGGCATACAGGTTCTGAGGATCAATATGGTTTTTGTCCCGAAGTAGCTTAAAAGATGATTAAAGATCAACTTGCTTTCATAATCTCTTTAGCGATGCATAGTTGCCCTGAGGATAATTTGAATTCTTTTAGCGAACATCTCAATACCTATCAGAGTCTATGTCATTACTTTCAAGAACTTTCAATTGAGGATATAGAGGAAATAGCAAGTAGTTATGGAGTCTCATTGTAAATCTCTAATATGTCGCTGACCTTGTCTTCATTTGTAATTCTTACCCTATCTGTGATAGATGTAGAAAGTGGACTTAACTACTCAATATGTCTCAACTAACCATCAAAGTTTCAGCCAAGGCTGAGGCAATGATAGCCACTCTTCAGAAGGAGATCTTTAACCGTCGTCGTAAAAAAGTAACTGCACAAGGTGTAGTTGAAACTCTTGTCGAAAGCGGTGCAAAGTCTCAATCTGACAAGCGCTATGCAGCTTCTTGGAAGAATCTTATTAAGGACATCGAGAAGGCTGCCAAGTCAGCTGAAGTGCACGGCAACAAGCCTGCCAATGTTTCTTCCGAAGAATGGGCTTTAATCGTTGCTCATCGCACACGCAAAGGATCAGGTGTCTCGAAAGCAGCCCCTAAGAAGCGTGCTGTTAAGAAAGCTGTTGTGAAGAAGTCTGCAGCTAAAAAAACTGCAGCTAAAAAAACAGTTACTAAGAAATCTGTAGAAAAGAAAGCTTCACCTTTAGCAGCAGCTAAGCCAAGGAAGGCTAGACGTGCAAGAAGAGCAACCAAAGCTGTAGCAGCTAAGTAGTCTCTTTGTAGTAC is part of the Prochlorococcus marinus str. MIT 0919 genome and harbors:
- a CDS encoding chlorophyll a/b binding light-harvesting protein, which encodes MQTYGNPDVTYDYWAGNASVTNLSGRFIASHAAHTGLIAFGAGSNTLFELSRFDPSLPMGDQGLIFLPHLATIGVGFDEAGVWTGAGVLTIAIVHLILSMVYGAGGLMHAIYFPDDMQKSNVAQARKFKLEWDNPDNQTFILGHHLILFGIACAWFVEWARIHGIYDPAIGAVRQVNYNLDLSMIWERQVDFLSIDSLEDVMGGHAFLAFVEIIGGCFHAIAGSTKWEDKRLGSYDKLKGKGLLSAEAILSFSLAGIGWMAIVASFWVSQNTTVFPVEFYGEPLNRAFIVAPAFVDSIDYSNGIAPLGHSGRCWTANFHYIAGFFAYQGHLWHALRAMGYNFKDIGAKLNFGNAT
- a CDS encoding galactose oxidase, whose translation is MHSLNSQKVLPNKKCAEEEGWGYLEEGTLRMSRSACVCMTCQYFGYACDMYSKSLLTCRAHHKLIPQGSHLTCRCPLWHTGSEDQYGFCPEVA